From Zingiber officinale cultivar Zhangliang chromosome 5B, Zo_v1.1, whole genome shotgun sequence, the proteins below share one genomic window:
- the LOC121986671 gene encoding uncharacterized protein LOC121986671: protein MPNIPLVGCRPPPTIGRRPSSSAAAAAGRRAAIGSGRRPPPSVFGRRRRPSIGEDGGLLMRPTVAAATGCRWLPQTPAEIVREEQVQKVHRWAISSLAGGYNSLLRQSRISRSFGKQKNPNKSEEAAQHLCVTHLRQRLRSFLGSVSVVPRFNKMEWDNGEEDDQNINDYYDENDGSSDHSSDDEVFINSNCIVGFWMDCVGALDGTHICVKVSDVDAPRYRGRKDWPTTNVLVGCSFDLKFIYVLAGWEGTASDSRIIKNVLSRRDKLIIPHEYSRCGPTNAKELFNFRYASLRDIIERAFGVLKKRFPIIASGTEPHYEIDIRTDIILACCILHNFLMEVDPDERLINEVDHELSATYYDEANPSIKKWRYTLAAHYEKLLELFGHDRANGQRASTVIERNVEIILEEEQRDLGLDDEHENFEVIPDSPPFDDRSRKRKLASIDSYALRKIQPSTLMSRKLLPQLIVQLQ from the exons atgccgaatatacccctagtcggTTGTCGACCGCCGCCCACCATCGGTCGTCGACCTTCGTcgtcggccgccgccgccgccggtcgccggGCGGCGATCGGCAGCGGCCGCCGGCCACCGCCGTCGGTTTTCGGCCGCCGCCGCCGGCCGTCGATTGGTGAAGACGGTGGCCTACTGATGCGACCGACAGTGGCGGCGGCAACTGGTTGTCGATGGCTGCCGCAAACTCCGGCAGAG ATAGTCAGAGAAGAACAAGTGCAAAAGGTGCATCGTTGGGCGATCTCTTCTTTGGCAGGGGGATATAACTCACTCCTCAGGCAATCAAGAATCTCCAGATCATTTGGCAAGCAAAAGAATCCAAACAAG TCCGAAGAGGCAGCGCAACATCTGTGCGTCACACATCTACGGCAACGTCTTCGATCTTTCCTCGGCAGTGTTTCTGTTGTTCCTCG GTTTAATAAGATGGAGTGGGATAATGGCGAAGAAGATGATCAAAATATTAATGATTATTATGACGAGAATGATGGTAGTTCGGATCACAGTTCGGATGATGAAGTTTTTATAAATAGCAATTGTATAGTTGGTTTTTGGATG GATTGTGTTGGTGCATTAGATGGAACTCATATATGTGTAAAGGTATCTGATGTAGATGCACCTCGATATAGAGGAAGAAAGGATTGGCCAACTACCAATGTGTTGGTTGGATGCTCCTTTGATTTGAAGTTCATATATGTCCTAGCCGGATGGGAAGGAACTGCATCTGATTCTCGAATCATAAAAAATGTCCTATCCAGACGTGATAAATTGATAATTCCTCATG AATATTCGAGATGTGGCCCTACAAAtgcaaaagagttattcaattttcGATATGCATCTCTTCGCGATATAATCGAGAGAGCTTTTGGGGTTTTAAAGAAGAGATTTCCAATTATTGCTAGTGGAACAGAACCTCATTATGAAATTGACATTCGTACAGACATTATCTTAGCATGTTGTATTCTTCATAATTTTTTAATGGAGGTGGATCCAGATGAGAGATTAATTAATGAAGTAGATCATGAATTGAGTGCAACTTATTACGATGAA GCTAATCCATCAATCAAGAAGTGGAGATATACCCTTGCAGCTCATTATGAGAAGTTGTTAGAGTTGTTTGGTCACGATAGGGCAAATGGGCAAAGAGCTTCTACTGTTATAGAAAGAAATGTTGAAATTATTTTAGAGGAAGAACAAAGAGATCTTGGACTAGATGATGAACATGAGAATTTTGAAGTAATCCCTGATAGTCCACCATTTGATGATCGATCAaggaagagaaagctagcatctatTGATTCATATGCATTAAGAAAAATTCAGCCATCGACATTAATGTCAAGGAAGTTGTTGCCGCAATTGATCGTTCAACTTCAGTGA
- the LOC121986672 gene encoding F-box/kelch-repeat protein At3g61590-like — MPRNSDGQEEEEEKEDKGTLMSWDVSLPDELLQMVLSLLPIANIIKLGMVCKRWYEVVHSSPPLSWAMMAPQKPLFFRFCFHDCAFLGHLYDPCFVQWYNFDFPRLEKSIWRTSSSGGLVCLMNTNDGDRLLVGNPIKRDWKLLPRVPGGSSPQFNALALSFDRLTRSYTVVVAKCTELPGTLWKWHLSVHIYESTTKSWATLLAQDIEFWMGSNEAVICNGVLYYVIGPVQRPYLLAFDLAKPPSAIESLIQEAIPAPFSLACAGLINLSNKLVMVGRIDWPRKGVVILELEDKTWREVAYTPIPVYMIFDNKNFISCGVRDFLFMHSRGWPTLLTFDMRQKMWKWSCQLCPCPRLYIEPLQFRSLYYCGFCFEPRLDVSS; from the coding sequence ATGCCTAGAAATAGTGACGgccaggaggaggaggaagagaaagaagacAAAGGAACATTGATGTCGTGGGATGTCTCTCTACCGGACGAACTCCTGCAGATGGTGCTGTCCCTTTTGCCCATCGCAAACATCATCAAATTGGGCATGGTGTGCAAACGGTGGTACGAGGTGGTTCACTCCAGCCCCCCGTTGTCGTGGGCGATGATGGCGCCACAGAAGCCCTTGTTCTTCAGGTTCTGCTTTCACGACTGCGCCTTCTTGGGCCACCTGTACGACCCTTGCTTCGTCCAGTGGTATAACTTCGACTTCCCCCGCTTAGAAAAGAGCATCTGGCGCACGTCCTCCTCCGGTGGCCTGGTTTGCTTGATGAACACCAATGACGGAGATCGCTTATTGGTCGGCAATCCCATCAAGAGAGACTGGAAGTTGCTTCCTCGAGTCCCCGGCGGCTCCTCCCCCCAGTTCAACGCGCTCGCCTTGTCGTTCGACCGCCTCACGCGCAGCTACACCGTGGTCGTCGCCAAGTGCACCGAGTTGCCAGGGACGCTCTGGAAATGGCACTTATCCGTCCACATCTACGAATCGACGACGAAATCGTGGGCCACGCTCTTGGCCCAAGACATCGAATTCTGGATGGGCAGCAACGAGGCCGTCATATGCAACGGCGTGCTCTACTACGTCATCGGCCCGGTGCAACGCCCCTACTTATTGGCGTTCGATCTCGCCAAGCCGCCCTCTGCCATTGAGTCTCTGATTCAAGAAGCGATTCCTGCGCCATTCAGTCTTGCCTGTGCTGGATTGATCAACCTGTCGAACAAATTGGTCATGGTTGGAAGGATAGATTGGCCGCGCAAGGGAGTGGTGATTTTGGAACTCGAGGATAAGACATGGCGGGAGGTGGCTTATACGCCGATCCCTGTGTACATGATATTTGACAACAAAAATTTCATCAGTTGTGGCGTCAGGGACTTCCTCTTCATGCACTCCAGAGGGTGGCCGACGCTACTGACCTTCGACATGAGGCAGAAGATGTGGAAATGGTCGTGCCAGCTGTGTCCGTGCCCGCGCCTCTACATTGAGCCATTGCAGTTCAGGTCCCTATACTACTGCGGCTTCTGCTTCGAGCCGAGGCTCGACGTCTCCTCTTGA